A portion of the Sphingobacterium spiritivorum genome contains these proteins:
- a CDS encoding efflux RND transporter periplasmic adaptor subunit: MNISYPVLLLVALSFSACGNHKKETSTMADQDTIPVQIMMLQMEDANHAIQSSGQFTTNDETFLSFKNGGIINKIYVKEGDPVHKGQLLASVNQTEISAQVQQVTLSYQKAQRDYDRASQLYRDSVATLEQMQNAKTALQVARQQLDAIKFNQNYSEIRATSNGYVLKKLANDGQVVGPGTPVLQINGANQSKWVLKIGLSDEQWASLKIGDRADITTDALPQAVLQAKVSRKAEGIDPQSGTFGVELTLDDANTKGLAAGLFGKATIIPARTTSSYAIPYDALLDAGENEGYVFVTDDEKTAKKVKVKLGAVLKDKINISGGLEDARALIISGSAYLTDGSKIRIVK, from the coding sequence ATGAACATATCATATCCGGTTCTATTGCTTGTGGCACTGAGTTTCAGCGCCTGTGGAAATCACAAGAAAGAAACCTCTACTATGGCTGATCAGGATACTATTCCTGTACAAATAATGATGTTGCAGATGGAAGATGCAAATCATGCTATTCAGTCTTCAGGACAGTTTACAACAAATGATGAAACTTTCCTTTCGTTCAAAAATGGAGGGATCATCAATAAAATATATGTAAAAGAAGGAGATCCTGTACATAAAGGGCAGTTACTGGCTTCTGTCAATCAGACGGAAATCTCGGCGCAGGTGCAACAGGTAACTTTATCTTATCAGAAAGCTCAGCGTGATTATGACCGGGCGAGTCAGCTGTATCGGGACAGTGTCGCGACACTGGAACAGATGCAAAACGCAAAAACGGCTCTTCAGGTTGCCAGGCAGCAATTGGACGCAATCAAATTCAACCAGAATTATTCGGAAATCAGAGCAACCAGCAACGGATATGTATTGAAAAAACTGGCTAACGATGGTCAGGTGGTAGGGCCGGGAACTCCAGTCCTGCAGATCAATGGCGCAAATCAAAGTAAATGGGTACTGAAGATCGGTCTGAGTGATGAGCAATGGGCGTCACTAAAGATCGGAGACAGAGCGGACATTACTACAGACGCACTTCCGCAAGCTGTTTTGCAGGCAAAAGTAAGTCGTAAAGCAGAAGGAATAGATCCGCAAAGCGGAACCTTCGGCGTAGAACTCACGCTGGATGATGCCAATACAAAAGGATTGGCTGCCGGATTGTTTGGAAAGGCTACTATTATTCCTGCCAGGACTACCAGCAGCTATGCTATTCCATACGATGCCCTTCTGGATGCCGGTGAAAATGAAGGGTATGTGTTTGTGACAGATGATGAGAAAACCGCAAAAAAAGTAAAAGTGAAGCTGGGAGCGGTGTTGAAAGATAAAATCAATATCAGCGGAGGATTGGAAGATGCCCGTGCATTGATTATTTCCGGCAGTGCTTATCTCACTGATGGTTCAAAAATAAGAATTGTGAAGTAA